Proteins encoded together in one Terriglobus saanensis SP1PR4 window:
- a CDS encoding glycosyl hydrolase, giving the protein MGLSAMGIGGLLTSRGWALQITPTSSPSSNDALYSAFLDPDRQFSIRPFWFWNGALEVGELRRQMKQMIDHGVYGAYAHNRDGLETPYLSETWWKVVGEALDAAQELGFSLCMVNEFEWPSGEARDYWLPGPQKSRVVQANPAFHMKRLRQVETTLRGPQTAHLTLAQNTAHIVIAKSFGPGQLDAATLKVIEIKTDAKELTWEVPEGDWIVFSYVLEDTIGPDHGSVDIMSREAVAEYIKIYYEEFYKRHGKHFGKALPVTFADHEGTYGGRLPWTPRLFESFKAKVGYELVPLLPALTYDIGLQTEKVRCDLLDTVSELYSSNFWQQITDWCEQHKLEHTGHVWEESLFFGPAYQGDFFRILRSMTNPGCDTLDEWGRQSIWLKENASVADFERKRVVCENQGVQGEGSYLSPERMRRVSNGLAAWNVSEFIPHAFDYDLAKTNYPPDWFRSEPYLRWFKSYADQMRRVSFMNRNSHELAEIVLLYPQVSVWGQSSTSFKSDKFSYILHDANWSTDARETNDRYAELKLLLSRERLAYQVADDEYLVKGKIDGASLTIADSHFKVIVLPPMSTIRRSTAQQIARFIDAGGIVFALGYLPYISVESGRNDPALLDLWKSRFDTLSGGLQPKPQTSGRAYVVDGSETDLLDFLKHHVRPDALIVDGPVESLFTLRKKKDGSEFFWLVNDSPMPRVNLLKLPAHGRPERWDAETGLRVPLFYESTPDGTIIRLKLDAWDAAYIVFDLAGASQTLRLETTNLDDFHIVKEDSSGVTVRVTSLLPATGGRLALTKDEKRYHGSLPSPSTAFQAIEGSWEVTVGAPVIEAPYALSVEDPNNLGSDAAWYAKTRVELDWRELWLSPMRYSLQSWNVIGPFPNPDDLALDQSYPPEHEIDFDKSYIGDHGVRLKWLQAHAERYSVEQVSGFGEIGLIKLTGGPNGNDSYIVDYAAPLGISPLDGTFYAQTFVYLPQTTKCRLLLATGSPRAVFVNGHQVYSRWLRPLYNSLDDAFAAKVDVDLKEGWNSILVKLLHNPANEVGGRFFCRVETEEGRVIPGQRCSTRTYQPESKWLSESYLWLRFEVPPLVSALNLPPFKQSYQAYIDGKSAEATQKIPLSAEAKQVTLRIDSREILDVPFTFTTVASEIPLGSWMRPGLRNFSGEMTYEKNVQISADLLKEGLLLDCGEVGVVAEAWLNGEYLGSRSWAPFVFNLSRRARAGVNQFKVKVANTEGNARAVGASRRHLDNIDISGWHGPARLVPFADRELHLTS; this is encoded by the coding sequence TTGGGTTTGTCCGCTATGGGCATAGGAGGTCTGCTAACATCGCGAGGCTGGGCGCTACAGATAACACCCACATCATCACCGTCGTCGAACGATGCTCTCTATTCCGCATTCCTCGATCCCGACCGTCAGTTCAGCATTCGCCCATTCTGGTTCTGGAATGGAGCGCTCGAAGTCGGTGAGCTCCGGCGTCAGATGAAGCAGATGATCGATCACGGTGTCTACGGAGCTTACGCCCATAACCGTGATGGTCTGGAAACACCCTATCTCTCTGAGACTTGGTGGAAGGTTGTAGGAGAAGCCCTGGATGCTGCGCAAGAACTAGGCTTTTCGCTCTGCATGGTCAATGAGTTTGAATGGCCAAGTGGTGAGGCTCGCGACTATTGGCTGCCCGGGCCGCAAAAGAGCCGCGTGGTTCAGGCAAACCCGGCGTTCCATATGAAACGGCTTCGGCAGGTTGAGACTACCTTGCGTGGCCCACAAACCGCACATCTGACTCTTGCACAAAATACTGCTCATATTGTCATTGCAAAGTCGTTCGGACCAGGGCAGCTTGATGCAGCTACCCTGAAAGTAATCGAGATTAAGACAGATGCCAAAGAGCTCACATGGGAAGTTCCTGAAGGTGACTGGATCGTCTTTAGTTATGTGCTTGAAGATACGATCGGCCCGGATCACGGCAGCGTGGACATTATGAGCCGTGAAGCTGTCGCGGAGTACATCAAGATTTATTACGAAGAATTTTACAAACGGCACGGAAAGCACTTCGGTAAAGCTTTGCCAGTTACATTTGCGGATCATGAAGGCACCTATGGAGGGCGCCTCCCATGGACGCCCAGGCTATTCGAGAGTTTCAAAGCAAAAGTTGGTTATGAACTTGTTCCGCTACTTCCTGCGCTTACTTACGACATCGGTTTGCAGACGGAGAAGGTTCGATGCGACCTGCTGGATACAGTGAGTGAACTTTATAGCTCAAACTTCTGGCAGCAAATAACAGACTGGTGCGAACAGCACAAACTTGAGCACACCGGTCATGTCTGGGAGGAGTCGCTGTTCTTCGGCCCGGCTTATCAGGGTGACTTCTTCCGTATCCTTCGCTCCATGACGAACCCTGGTTGTGACACGCTCGACGAGTGGGGAAGGCAGTCCATCTGGCTCAAAGAAAATGCGTCGGTCGCAGACTTTGAGCGCAAGCGCGTCGTTTGTGAGAACCAGGGGGTTCAAGGCGAGGGATCGTATCTGAGTCCCGAACGCATGCGCCGAGTCTCAAATGGCTTGGCTGCCTGGAATGTGAGCGAGTTTATTCCACACGCGTTCGACTACGATCTTGCAAAGACAAACTACCCGCCCGACTGGTTCCGTAGCGAACCCTATCTCCGCTGGTTCAAGTCGTATGCCGACCAGATGCGGCGTGTCAGCTTCATGAATCGCAATAGTCACGAACTTGCTGAGATCGTGCTGCTGTATCCCCAGGTCTCGGTGTGGGGACAATCGTCTACCTCCTTCAAAAGCGATAAATTCAGTTACATACTTCACGATGCAAACTGGAGCACCGACGCCAGGGAGACGAATGATCGGTATGCCGAACTAAAGCTGCTGTTATCGCGGGAACGGCTGGCTTATCAGGTTGCGGATGACGAATATCTCGTCAAAGGCAAGATCGACGGCGCAAGCCTTACGATCGCAGACTCTCACTTCAAGGTCATTGTGCTGCCACCTATGTCGACGATTCGCCGTTCCACAGCGCAACAGATCGCCAGGTTCATCGACGCTGGCGGCATAGTGTTTGCGCTTGGATATCTGCCCTACATCTCGGTCGAATCCGGCAGGAACGATCCCGCTCTTCTCGACCTTTGGAAGTCACGATTCGACACACTCAGTGGAGGACTTCAGCCAAAGCCTCAAACTTCAGGACGCGCTTACGTGGTAGACGGATCCGAAACCGATCTTCTCGATTTCCTTAAGCACCATGTGCGTCCCGATGCCTTGATTGTGGATGGCCCTGTCGAAAGCCTTTTTACACTACGCAAGAAGAAGGATGGCTCTGAGTTTTTTTGGCTGGTCAATGATTCTCCGATGCCGCGTGTCAATCTGCTCAAACTTCCCGCGCATGGCCGACCAGAACGTTGGGACGCAGAGACCGGTCTCCGTGTGCCGCTATTTTATGAGTCCACTCCTGACGGCACCATCATTCGTCTTAAGCTCGATGCCTGGGATGCGGCATACATTGTGTTTGATTTAGCAGGCGCGTCCCAGACACTTCGGCTGGAAACGACTAACCTGGATGACTTCCATATCGTGAAGGAGGATTCGAGTGGTGTTACTGTGCGCGTAACATCCCTTCTTCCTGCGACGGGTGGAAGACTGGCACTTACTAAAGATGAAAAACGCTACCATGGATCCTTGCCTTCACCTTCCACTGCTTTCCAGGCAATTGAGGGTTCGTGGGAAGTCACGGTTGGCGCGCCTGTAATCGAAGCTCCATATGCTTTGTCTGTCGAAGACCCGAACAACTTGGGAAGCGATGCGGCGTGGTATGCAAAGACAAGAGTAGAACTTGACTGGCGTGAACTTTGGCTATCGCCTATGCGTTACTCACTGCAGTCGTGGAATGTAATTGGCCCTTTTCCTAATCCGGACGATCTTGCTCTGGATCAAAGCTATCCTCCAGAACACGAAATTGACTTTGACAAAAGCTATATCGGAGATCATGGGGTGCGCTTGAAGTGGCTTCAGGCACATGCAGAACGTTACAGTGTCGAGCAAGTTTCAGGGTTCGGCGAGATCGGGTTGATCAAGCTCACAGGCGGTCCCAATGGCAACGACAGTTACATCGTCGACTACGCTGCTCCACTTGGCATCTCCCCACTCGATGGCACGTTCTATGCTCAGACCTTTGTCTATCTGCCGCAAACAACGAAGTGCCGACTTTTGCTCGCCACTGGTTCTCCACGTGCGGTCTTCGTCAATGGCCATCAGGTTTATTCGCGCTGGCTGCGTCCGCTCTACAACTCGCTCGACGACGCATTCGCAGCAAAGGTGGACGTTGACTTGAAAGAAGGTTGGAACAGCATCCTCGTAAAGCTCTTGCACAATCCCGCAAACGAGGTGGGTGGCCGCTTCTTTTGCCGCGTCGAAACGGAAGAAGGCCGGGTGATCCCAGGGCAACGATGCTCAACCCGAACCTATCAACCAGAGTCGAAATGGTTATCGGAGAGCTACTTGTGGTTGCGATTTGAGGTTCCACCTCTTGTATCAGCTCTCAACCTGCCACCATTTAAACAATCTTATCAGGCCTATATCGATGGGAAGTCCGCGGAGGCAACGCAAAAGATTCCTCTCTCGGCAGAAGCAAAACAGGTAACACTGCGCATCGATTCGAGGGAGATTCTCGACGTCCCCTTCACATTTACTACTGTTGCGAGCGAAATCCCCTTGGGCTCTTGGATGCGGCCCGGTCTACGTAACTTTTCTGGGGAGATGACCTACGAGAAGAACGTGCAAATCTCGGCCGATCTTCTGAAAGAAGGACTCCTTCTGGATTGCGGAGAAGTGGGTGTCGTTGCGGAGGCGTGGCTGAACGGAGAATACTTGGGGTCAAGATCCTGGGCGCCCTTTGTCTTCAATCTATCTCGCCGTGCGCGTGCGGGAGTGAATCAATTCAAGGTGAAGGTCGCAAATACTGAAGGAAATGCACGTGCGGTGGGGGCATCACGCAGGCACCTCGATAACATCGACATAAGTGGATGGCATGGTCCTGCCCGGCTTGTCCCTTTTGCGGACCGTGAGCTCCATCTGACTTCCTGA